A genomic stretch from Theobroma cacao cultivar B97-61/B2 chromosome 4, Criollo_cocoa_genome_V2, whole genome shotgun sequence includes:
- the LOC18601057 gene encoding cation/H(+) antiporter 15 produces the protein MEPDDIVILKSMPNFTSPNFTHVCSTFSTVQSIGIFYFNNPLNFMLPVLLIQMSLASAAILVTFHLLRPLGQPIMVAQILAGIIVGPSFLCRIPGLLDSLFPMRSFVVMDVVSAIGFMFYFFLIGVQIDVWILKRINRQNFAIGFFTVAVPMILTIGSSVIWAHFVDADGNEMDALVPIAQAESVLSFPAIAYYLSELRVINSDFGKVALCSSIVSWLCSFCVITFNVLFRQSGKDMFLVFKTISCALGFAALIFFFLGPLLLWQMKRNTAGQPLKQSNLIVLFLAVVMAGFWGHYFGLHIYFGPFLFGLMIPSGPPLGSALVEKLDLVTYWIWLPLYFVKFGLAIDIFAISLKTYSTVFFIALLGACGKFLGASLSALSCQMPLRDAVSLGFVMNFQGILEIGMFKLMKNAKIIDAESFTAMCTASLFIMGVITPMVRHYCDPSEKYRVYHGRTVMHSRPNSELKLLVCIHDQENVPSAINLLGALNPSKQSPIAVHLLHLIELTGSATPLLIPHKITKSFSSRSSGSGPVINAFKHFQEIQGGTVSVIPFTSISLPQTMHDDVCAIALDKGTSLVIIPFYKRFHVNGASQSSKQAIKIATQNVLTKAPCSVSILVDRGPPKTQRALWTSWSSYKVAVIFLGGADDREALALGARMAGQPNINLSLIRILYDGNFPKNYMEESRLDNEIINEFKTDISGKYSAMYREEVVMEGAGTAAVLRTLENQYELVVVGRRNDGLPPLLSGLTEWIENKELGVIGDLLASSDFLGNTSILVVQQHIDSSHGD, from the exons ATGGAACCTGATGACATTGTTATCCTGAAAAGCATGCCAAATTTCACCTCACCAAATTTCACTCATGTTTGCTCCACCTTCTCCACGGTACAATCTATCGGTATATTTTACTTTAACAATCCTCTCAATTTCATGCTCCCTGTTTTGTTGATCCAAATGTCCCTTGCCTCTGCTGCCATTCTCGTTACCTTTCATCTCCTCAGGCCTCTTGGTCAGCCCATCATGGTCGCTCAAATCCTT GCTGGTATAATAGTAGGGCCATCATTTCTGTGCCGGATTCCAGGGCTTTTGGATTCCTTATTTCCCATGAGAAGTTTTGTAGTGATGGATGTAGTATCTGCTATAGGTTTCATGTTTTACTTCTTCCTGATTGGTGTACAGATAGATGTATGGATACTTAAGAGAATAAACAGACAGAACTTTGCTATCGGGTTTTTCACCGTGGCAGTGCCAATGATATTAACCATAGGCAGCTCCGTTATCTGGGCGCATTTTGTTGATGCTGACGGGAATGAGATGGATGCACTTGTCCCGATAGCACAAGCAGAATCGGTGCTCTCTTTTCCGGCGATAGCATACTATCTTTCTGAGCTTAGGGTTATAAACTCAGACTTTGGCAAGGTGGCATTGTGCTCTTCCATAGTTAGTTGGCTTTGCAGTTTTTGCGTGATTACGTTCAATGTTCTATTTCGTCAATCAGGGAAGGACATGTTCCTCGTCTTTAAAACAATTAGTTGCGCTTTGGGCTTTGCAGctctcatcttcttctttcttggcCCTTTACTTCTATGGCAGATGAAGCGGAATACGGCGGGACAACCTTTGAAACAGAGTAACTTGATTGTGCTGTTTTTAGCTGTGGTTATGGCAGGGTTTTGGGGTCATTATTTTGGTTTACACATTTACTTTGGTCCCTTTTTGTTCGGATTAATGATACCGTCGGGGCCGCCGCTTGGGTCAGCGCTAGTAGAGAAGCTTGATCTCGTAACCTATTGGATATGGTTGCCGCTGTattttgtgaaatttggcCTGGCGATAGACATCTTTGCAATCAGTCTCAAAACTTACTCCACAGTGTTTTTCATTGCCCTGTTGGGTGCATGTGGAAAGTTCTTGGGAGCCTCTCTGTCTGCACTCAGCTGCCAGATGCCACTTAGGGATGCTGTCTCGCTTGGCTTTGTGATGAACTTCCAAGGCATTCTCGAGATAGGGATGTTCAAGTTAATGAAGAATGCAAAG ATAATAGATGCCGAGTCCTTCACGGCCATGTGCACGGCATCATTGTTTATAATGGGAGTTATTACACCAATGGTGCGACACTACTGTGATCCTTCAGAAAAATACAGGGTTTACCATGGTAGAACTGTGATGCACTCAAGACCCAACTCTGAACTGAAATTACTAGTCTGTATTCATGACCAAGAAAATGTTCCATCTGCCATTAACCTCCTGGGGGCCTTGAATCCCAGCAAGCAAAGTCCTATTGCTGTTCACTTGCTTCACCTGATTGAGCTTACCGGAAGTGCAACCCCCCTTCTCATTCCCCATAAGATAACCAAAAGTTTCTCTTCTAGGTCAAGTGGCTCAGGACCTGTTATCAATGCCTTCAAACACTTCCAGGAAATCCAAGGAGGTACCGTCTCAGTTATCCCCTTCACTTCAATATCTCTTCCTCAAACGatgcatgatgatgtgtgTGCAATTGCACTTGACAAAGGGACTTCGCTTGTTATAATTCCCTTCTACAAGAGATTTCATGTCAATGGTGCTTCACAATCGTCTAAACAGGCCATCAAGATCGCCACCCAGAATGTCCTCACTAAGGCACCTTGCTCAGTTTCAATACTTGTTGATCGTGGCCCCCCCAAAACCCAGAGAGCTCTCTGGACATCCTGGTCTTCCTACAAAGTTGCTGTCATCTTCTTGGGTGGAGCTGATGATCGGGAGGCATTAGCTTTGGGAGCTAGGATGGCTGGCCAACCAAATATCAATTTGTCACTGATACGAATCCTTTATGATGGAAACTTTCCCAAAAATTACATGGAGGAGAGTAGACTTGACAATGAAATTATTAACGAGTTTAAAACCGATATCTCAGGGAAGTATTCCGCCATGTACAGAGAAGAAGTAGTGATGGAGGGGGCAGGGACTGCTGCTGTCCTTCGCACTCTAGAGAATCAGTACGAACTTGTAGTGGTAGGCAGGCGTAATGATGGTCTACCACCTCTTTTGTCAGGGTTAACAGAATGGATTGAAAACAAGGAGTTGGGTGTAATCGGTGATCTGTTGGCTTCTTCAGATTTCTTGGGCAACACCTCAATCTTGGTGGTTCAACAACACATCGATAGTAGTCACGGTGATTGA